From Daucus carota subsp. sativus chromosome 6, DH1 v3.0, whole genome shotgun sequence:
ACTGAGCAATTTTAGTAATAACGTCATATTTTATCTTCATCTATATTAGTCgtctttaataaattatgatacatctaattacaatatataatttgatcaaTGAGCACATAAATTATGGGAAAAAAAAGTTGATATCAATTTCGAAAATGATTGATTAAGACCAACATGAAAAGGAATTATCATTATAATTATACTGAAAACAAATATAGACAAATATTATGAGAATAAAAAATCTTTCAAATGATTGTTATCACGGTATCGagtgaatatataattatattgaaatagaactgGTTTTGTAATATGTTTTTGTCAGTCTCGAgaatactaaaaaataaaaaattcagtaTAGGTATATTGAATATCGGAATAGAGTTGATTATATCtggtaaaaaaattacaaataaaaacaCACAGATATCAGAATATTGGAATAcaaattcaactaaaaattCGTTTTCCGCTGCAGaattttaagtttaatatttCAATTGAATGACTCaaatttaacttaattatttaggtaagtcccatgtgaagaaggaCATGGGGTAAGGTATCGTATCATACATTAATTATTTGTTGTGCGCTGCCGGAAATCTTCACGGGAACAGTCCTTCTCAACCTTTCTAAACGGGGGATATACCGAGTATGTTTAGTTTTGTTTGGTACCGGAAAGCACAAGGACCCAAAACATAGAGCAGTAGATTCACCAACACACTGGCTCACAGGTCACACTATACAAATACTAAGCGCAGATTGGTGGGGAAAGAAAGGATTAAAGTGAGTGGCAGCATGGCCCCCCGAATAATGTACTAACTGGTGAAGTCATGCCGTATACAGTTTCTGACGTCTTTATCCGTTCCAAACGCAGCAGCAGTGCGCTCTTTGTTATCTTCCTTATTCAATCATACAGTCCTGTTTATCTTATCTTATTCTATCATTATCTTTGAAATATCATATCTATCCAATTTTATCTCTACTGGCGTAAAATAGCAAGTAGGCTGCaaatgacaaaaaagaaaaaaaatcagttgAACCGTGGAGTATTGGAGTCTATATAGCTAATTATTTTTCTCAACCCAATTTCTGTTCCAATTTCCACACCACTTCTGGCGAAACagtctctctcactctctctctgaCAGGCGAGTCTTCGAATTTCAGTttgcactctctctctctctctctctctctctccctctcttctctctccctctccttcCCCTCTCTTTGCATCTCTTTGCACATATATGCTTAATTCTTGAATGAGATTTTGCGTTTGTTCTTGTGTTGTTACAATTTCTACCTGTTCAACTTCAGCATCCATTTTATTATCTTGTCTCAATTAGATATACGTTTTTCATTGCAACTGAGTTTCTAAAAGCCAATAAAAATGGACTCTTGCATAGAAGTACAGAACTATAGATGCCCTTGTGTATTTgctcaaattatgatttttggaCTGATTACTCGGTAGATTGCAAAATTGGCTGAATTGATGCTAAACTATTGATAAGTTGCATAGAAAAGATTGAAGCTTTATCACTTCTTGAGCTCAAAACTCAAGTCTAAAGAGCCTGTTACTTTTTATGTCCAATCAGGATCGCGGAGCACAAAATACTTAAATTAGTTGTCATTCAGATATAAGATAATTGTTCGTACAGTCATTCATTCCGGACATAAGTTAACTGTTAATAttattctgaatttaaattaaggAAGGAGATGAAATTAATTATCCTGCAACAGTTAATCAGATTttgagtatattttttttatgaatgtcTGATAACTCCAGGGGCAGATGGTTGTATATCAATTTCAGCAGAGAACATAGGTCCTATGTCGGGTCTTAACcctttatattgaaatattgtTGATTTATGTGTATCTTAGGCAGTTGCTCCAGTAAGCTTTATGCAGTCTTCTAGTGTGTGGTTTAAATTGTGTAATGCCTCCTTGTTGCATATAATCTCTCTAATGCAGGAAAATATCGTTGATTCATGTCTATTTTTTATTGGCTTCACACTTATTGTCTATTATATCGTTGATTACTGTACATTCATCCACTCCTTAATTTATGCCCCtaattttaaaactgaaatGTTTTATAGTCAAACAGGTTGGGTTATAGCGATTAAACTTTTGGGAATAATGGAATTCTGGATCTCCAGACCACGGGCTTAACTATAATGTTTTTATTGTATAACATATCCACATAGTAGTACTACAATTATGACTCTCGAAAGGGCAGCCTTGGATATAGGGATAAGAATTGAGACTTCATAGACTTTAATTTGGTTGATGTTTCtggaatttaatattaaactaAGAGTAGTGTTTGGTACCTCAAATTATTTTCCCAAAAAAGGTTCCAAATTGGTGATGTGTCAATATCGGATGATTTTACTGGTGAGTTGATGCGGATGCAGGGTAGGGTGTCTATGTCTATTTAATGATTTGCATATCCTATAAAAAGATGCCACGCtaaatttggaaaatatttgggaatttatttttttgaagtacctaattttcattaaattgtATTATATGCCAACCTTATGATCCTTCTTCATATTTCTCTTCAGGCACAATAATTAAGAAAggattaattgttttattatGGATCAAATGGCCATGGGACAATACTTTCAAGAGAACTTCACTTTAAGCGACTCAAGTGAAAGTAATGGAACTTTCCTACAGAAGTGCAGTTCTGACTATGTCACAGAGGATAATGTCGAACAAGGTACAAATGGAGGTTTTGACTGCAATATCTGTCTAGATTTTGTGCATGATCCAGTAGTCACCTTTTGTGGCCATCTCTACTGTTGGCCTTGCATTTACAAATGGATTCACTACCAGAGTGTCTCTGCCGAAAAGCTAGACCAGCAAGAGCCACAATGCCCGGTATGCAAGGCTGTAGTTTCAAAGGAAACATTAGTCCCACTTTATGGTCGTGGCCAAACTACTAAACACTCTGAAGCCAAGGCTCCACATCCAGGTCTGGTCATACCACAAAGACCTTCCACTCCGAGATGCGGAAGCCGCATTCCTACAACAACTCCCTCTATGCAGCCAGTTCAACGATTGCATAATcgccaaaatcaaaatcaacattGGCCTGATTATTCAATGCCAGGCAGCTACAGTTCCACACCGGTGCTCAGCCTCAATAGTAGCAGAACTGGCACAAGCCAAGGAATGGTTTACTCAAGGCTCTTTGGAATCTCAGAAACAACACTGTTCAACACAAGctcttataatataataattaacagTAATCCAAGACTTAGAAGGAATGTTATGGAGGCTGATAAGTCACTAGGCAGACTTTTGTTTTTCCTGTGCTGTTGTATGATCTTATGCCTTTTTTTGTTCTGAAGTTCTCGTTGTTTGCACATCATGTATACTctgtaaaaaaacaaaaagtgcTGTCTATATTTACCTCCATATACATAGCCGCCCTGATGTAATAGATGATAGGTATATAATGGGTGTAGCTTTGCTTTCTACTGTTCATATATAAGTACTCTAATTGTATACTACAGTCCACAAGTGGATTTTACTTTTAGATAATGGATGTAGCTTTGCATTCTATTGTTCATATACAAGTATTACATGTATAAACCTGATTTTCATGTTATCGGTTTCATGCACTCAAGTTTGGGAATGTTCTTGTGAATCATTTGCTTCGGTGtaaagaaatattatatgatatagtATTTATACTAACGAGTAATATTATATACGGGAATTTAATaacaattgaaatttttttttataagaattgttatttctattttattagatattagagaactatataaaatatattatatcatccATGAgaccattattttatttaaattctcGAAAtcatatatgatgtgtaattaaaatatttttttaaagtgatgACGTGCAATTTTTCTtgcaaaacttatcaaaatcttaattgaaataatattattcttaAATCTGCGGAAATtggatttcatgaaatttcGTGTAATGTATAATTATTAACTATTTATCAAAATACAGATGTTACTTTTGGacttcaattattatttattttgtatttgctaatatataaatattgataatttattataattaattatatattatgttatgtaaataataataattaaaaattaaaattatgtccGGACATTTATTATAACTATTATTCGTCTTGGTATATTtgtcaataattaaatatagaaAACTAAAATGACAAATGATAATCATAGgagagtttaaaattttaaaaattttaaaaggcATGAATCCAGATTAAATGGCAAAAAAATAGGCGAGACAAGAGTTAGCTTGTAGATGgactctaaaattttaaaaggcATGAATCCAGATTAAATGGCAAAAAAATAGGCGAGAGGAGAGTTAGAGCTCGTAGATGGACTCTAAAACCTCTTTTATCCTAAAAAAGCATGAGGATTAAACTATGAATTAATCATCTCATCTTGGTTGTTTTATTAACCGGAGATATATATAAGAATGACGAAAAGGAGCTGCTTGAAATTGTTACTAAAGCAATTAAATTCATTGATCGCAATGTTTGCTCTGGCTACCATTCTATATGGCCTTTGGATGCTCACTGTTTGGCATAGGGACGTTCATGCTTATCAACATCCCCTGCCCTGGTTTGCTAATTCTCTCACTCATTTACACATGCACATATGCTTATCATTTTATCTGCaagaatcttgattaatgatgaTTTGTTTTTGTTAGTATTGCTATTACTTTATTGCTATAGTTAACGTTAGTTCGAACTTTAATCCCATGTTGCATGTAAGGTTTGGATTAGCAATATtgaggggcggatctaggaataTTTTCTTAGGAgcgcaccaagcaaattttcgaaaaacatctatatattttcaaattttcaaggggcacttctataattttgtaaaatttagaatggtgaaaaaacgTCATTTTTTTAGAAGGGGCACGTGTCCCTCCATGCCTCTTACCAGATCCGCCCTTGGCAATATTGTTGTTTGGATTAGCAATTATTAGTGTAAATCCTTCCCTCCATATTTCTTGAGAGATTCTTATTTACTCATACCTTAGTCCATTGCATTTTAATTGTTGTTTAGTTATATGGCTTTCTTTTGTTTCTATTGATATGCAGGTTTATTTATACATTCTTTGCACTTGGAGCTTCTTTGAGTTTGATTACATGCTTTGGTCACATTGCTGCTGAGACTGTTAATGGTTGCGGCCTTTTTTCTGTATCCTTCTGCTCTGGCTATACTTATGTGACGGTACTGAATACCGGTGTCCAGGACTTCCGATTTTGAATATAACTCTCTCATGTCAATTCTTTTGTTAGTTCACATTGgaacttttgatatttttgagcATATATTATAGAGCGTTTTCTTTATCACGGACCACAATTAGTCGAATATTGTATATCCTCGCTAAAAAGAAAATCATTTTAGTGCTCTTCTTTTAATCTTTGAGCACTTTCGCCGATTTGGATTATTTCTACATATTAATTTGTATTGCCCAAGTTGTCGTGGATATACAGGCCTGGAAATTATCTCAATAAACGACGTTATGCCTTTGTTGGCCTTAAGTGATCGTAGTATGCACTGTTCGTCTTTTTGTTTTTCATGCTAGAAGTTGCAGTTTCGGTGGACATATTTTTGGACAGCAACTGGGAGGAGGTAtcctttaattaaaattattgccagttcaatttttttttcttttcttcttttttttttaaaattcttactGGGGATGTCAGGACTTTCCAGAAGACCCAACTGGGAACTTTGCTGACCTGAAagattttataagaaaaaactTTCAGATGTGTAAATGGATTGGCTTCTCTCTCATTACCATACAGGTCTCTCTTCTGACTTCCTCTTTGTTGTACATCTCTCCCACAAAGGGAAAGTACTCTAGAAGTAACTAAGTGAGTGCATTAGCAATTATTAACTACTAGTGCATTAAAGAACCCACTTTTTTGTATCCTGGATTTGGAACGAAATTACTAAGTTGGTCGCAGACACAGGCTTTGTGATGAAATTCAGTATTATTCAAAATCTGGTAACATTCCAGTTTTGAACTTGTTACTGGTACCTAATCACTTCCATTAACACCTGCAACTAAGAAGCCTCCAAAAGATTACCACTGTTTTTGCCAGCAATTGGAGGTTCAGTTATGGGCTAGCTAAGGATATAATTCTAATATCACATTCGAGAGTAGGTTGAAGTTTCAACTGGATATAGATAAGAAATTACAAAAAGGTCCCCAGTTTATACTTGGGAAAGAATGAGCGTTTGTTGATTGAATCAAATGATCTTATAAAGTAAGAGTTTCAGGACAATGAGTCCCGTCCAACGAAAAGAGAGTAGAAGTCTATCAATAACTAGAAAATTTCAGCTCAAGACTAGATTAATCCTTAATTGCTCATACTTCAATTACTCTAGGCACCAGACGTTCCTTACTATAAGAGAGTGATAAATTTGTAACCGATGAAAAGTTTATTTGATTACACATTATCTcatttataaatacaaaatatatatagtacGTGGCTAGAGAAATTTAGAAGGATCCACTATTGTGGGAGATGTAAGAAAACAGAATCTACCAATACTAGACCTAACTTAGTCAGCAATTATGCAATTCTGCTAGAAGCTCTTAAGGGTTATGCTTGAATTTGTTAAAGTGAAATGTTTCATGTAAACctttattgtttttaatgttGATTGCCTATGCTCTTAACTACCAGGTATTATGTATGCTCTTAGCTATGATGCTCAAAGCTCTTGGACCAGATCATGAAGCAGGTTATGAAAGTGAAGATGATTATATCCCTGAAGGGGTCCCAATATTGACTAAATACGCTTCTCGGCCACCTGTTGTTGTCGTTGATCATTTCCACGGTTCTAGGAATGTTTCATATAGCGTAAAATTTAACAGGTAAGGCTAATGTTCATCATTTCAGTTCAAGAGGAATTGTTTGCATTCATTAGCTGTTTGATAATCAAGAAATAGTAGTTTTTTGTGTTGTGTCATTATGTGATATATACGAGCACCCATACCTAGTGCTTAAATTGGACACTGATAGTCAGACACTGGTGTCTCACTCTTTTGTTGAACATGTCCTCTAGACCTTGCTCAAGTACTTGAATTACGTAATAAACTATAAATGATCTCTTGGACTCATGATTTTAAATCTCATACTTCTTGAGCCGACTTTGAATCTGCTGGTTTGAGTTAATAGATTGATCAGGTATGGACTCTGTTGGACTTTCCACATATCGAGGTCGGAATGGGATGCTTCCTTGCTAGATTAGAAGCCAAACAAGCTGTAATTCAATatgtaattttcatatttttctaacAAAACATCAATCTACGTTGTCCAAAGATGAAATTCTTAATGATACTTGGTTAAGACATTTTGTATCATATTCCTCAAAATTAGTATAATTTAGGACATTATATAGCTactctcttggagatgctcttaataagTCTAGACTTTTGAGACATGTGAAAACTTGATGTTCTTGTTGAGCCCATTTAGTGTTTTATATTGATAAGGGTGCATGTAATTCCAAGCACATTCTATCTGTGTCCTGATCTTGGCAGCTCAGTGTATATCATTCATATTTGATCAGTTTGTAGCTCTGAATGTCTCTAGCAGTCATGAGGTTTCCTTTGTAAACTACTGCCGAGTACAAAAGAGATATTACTTCACCATATCTACTATGTTTCTACTAATTGTACTTCTTTCATTACGTCGATTATTTTGCTGGGAAAGTAAGGGTCAATTTAAGAGTCAGCTAGTGCTGCCAGTGTAACTGCCAAGGTCACAAATGTTACGGTACTAGTTAATAACCCTCAACAACAAGGCATTGTGTGGAATAGTTCGTTAGGAGTTAGTTACATTGTTGTGTATAAAGATGAGAGGATGGAACAGCTATGGCAAGATTATAACAAACTTGATTGCGAATCTTGATTTTAATggcttctttcttttctttaaaGAGAAAGTTGGAGAGCTCAAATTGGGTACCCAAAATTCTTTCTAAATGACTTGACGTTAATGATAAGTCACTTTAGGATGTTTTAATCGGTGAAATTATTGTATATGCAAGAATCCATTATATTCAATAGAGTTATAGTCAATTAAATCATGATACATGGTATTTGAGGGCTCTAACATTTTCCTTCTTTAAAAGTTGGAGCACATTTCATCTTGCACCAACCCTATTCTCAAGTGAGAGCATGAGaggtaatatttttagttgatttcaAATCCTGTTTTAATTTAGACGGATGGGAACAAAAAAACCCTCAATAATTGGGACAATGAAATTCAGAGATTGTTAAGTTGGGGTTTTCGACTTTAGAAGTCCCTACAAGTATCTTTTCACATAAGTGGGGAACTTGAGGGAATGGAAATGAATATCATTCTCAGCACTCCTGTTCGAAAGTAATATCATGATTCATCAACTTTTGATAATCTATAGCAAGTGTGGTTGAATTGCATGGAAGCCGGAGCATTTTGTGCTAATTAACTTGAAGAATATGAAAATGTGAGCCAACTCATGAAATAGACAGAATCTGCAACCAGGCGCTGGCATGGAATGGCACACCTCATACTTTCTGTAGTGCTTTGACAATCTCTACACACAAACACTAAAAGAACAGAGCAAACAGTGTTTGTTAAAGTAAAAGTTGTGATGGACTTTCTTTTATTCCTCTTGAGATTGAGATTGCCTTTATGAATATTTGATGATACGTGTGCTTCTTCAACTGGACTGCCATTCATGATCATATAGTTTTCAAGATTACATGTATTTGCAGACTTTATTACAGTGTTACTTAACCTCTGCTTTTCTTCCCTTCAAGTACCATATATTATGATGTATACTTTGGGTAGACATAATTATTGGTCTTGATATTTGCCTTTCTGAAGCGAGTGGTTTGAGTTGTATAGCTCAAATACTAAGACAGATATATTTCGGTTATAGAATCTAATCTAAATGATTTATTGGACGCATTATCAAGTTGAAAGAGTCGGTAGGAAATGCGTGCATTGTGCGCCTAAAACATGATGATTCTCAGCCAAAAAATTATTGGCTGGGTATCTCTGGCTTGTACTTCGGAGTAGTAGTTAGTTCGTGATAATACTCCATCCATTTTAATTCAAAGGCGTAGCTGAAAAAGAAAGaatgtttaaattaaatatatatttaaattttcaatatacCATCTTATATGAGAAAATTTCTATAAAGAACACGTTTTCATCGGACAGTGATCCAAAGATCTAAATTTGGGGTAAGTTGTTTTCATCGGACAGTGATCCAAAGATCTAAATTTGGGGTAAATTATCCCAAATTCTTCTCCAGTAGTGATCCAAaagtactgatccaaatttggatcaccgctgttcactgatccaaatttggatcacctactttattataaaataataattttgttatttctatatcTTTCGTTTATtagacttaaaattaatttgcgattattaatttttaattaataatagtttataatcaataattaataaaattgatgttttagtaaaaatttagaataataaaaaaacaaatttcatTGAAATAGAAAAAAAGAGTACATTACATGCATACAATAAAAGgtacataaaatgcataaaataaaataaaatacataattagaattaaatttaagattatataatttaatataaaatttatgtaatataatgtaCAAAAAGcaatttggatcagaatttagATCACACTGCTGGAGTTGAtcagaaatttggatcagttggtgatctaaatttggatttttggatcacaactGCTGGAGATGACCTTATATTCTGCAATTAAAACACtaccaaatttattattttacgaaGTACATTCgctaaatatcactatttcattaaaaatgtttgaaaatatacttatctacttatatatatatagtagcccaacaggttcgtgtcaagcctccctcctgagcaaataaattacctagctccgaacctgagcctaactccgaacctaacatcttctcatatatgtaaaaaaaagatgttattcaTAAGGCTTGAACTCGGGACCTCTCCaatacaaatacatcactcaaaccacttgagctacacaaacaattagtttattattcaaaaacattaatcacatactttaaaacttttgtatttatattcgtctcaatatcttatttatttgagatgagttattatttcagttaagtctcatatattgtttacatgatagattaatatcggGTTAATAGGCAAAATGATCACCGAACTCGTGGCCAACTTGCAGttgggtcactgaactcaaaaagtttgcaaacggATTACAGaactagatttaacttgcagtcaactcactgaactaataaaaggttgcatttaggtcactgtgccgttaagtatcagttgactttaacggaatccgttaaaaaaatataaaaaaactcaggaaaaaaaaaataaaaattgatttttttttaaaaatcagaaaattttgaaaaactatggaaaaaaaattaaaaattttgatttttttaaaaaaacctgaaaacttaaaaaattgagaattttgaaaaatctataaaaaaatatggaatttttttaaaaatatgaaaaaattgaaaaacttcgaaaaaaatctaatttttttgaaacaatcaaaaaaaatctgaaattcaaaaaaatatatctaatttt
This genomic window contains:
- the LOC108224530 gene encoding E3 ubiquitin-protein ligase RMA1H1, with translation MDQMAMGQYFQENFTLSDSSESNGTFLQKCSSDYVTEDNVEQGTNGGFDCNICLDFVHDPVVTFCGHLYCWPCIYKWIHYQSVSAEKLDQQEPQCPVCKAVVSKETLVPLYGRGQTTKHSEAKAPHPGLVIPQRPSTPRCGSRIPTTTPSMQPVQRLHNRQNQNQHWPDYSMPGSYSSTPVLSLNSSRTGTSQGMVYSRLFGISETTLFNTSSYNIIINSNPRLRRNVMEADKSLGRLLFFLCCCMILCLFLF
- the LOC108226203 gene encoding tetraspanin-19, with the translated sequence MLEVAVSVDIFLDSNWEEDFPEDPTGNFADLKDFIRKNFQMCKWIGFSLITIQVLCMLLAMMLKALGPDHEAGYESEDDYIPEGVPILTKYASRPPVVVVDHFHGSRNVSYSVKFNR